A part of Candidatus Acidiferrales bacterium genomic DNA contains:
- a CDS encoding ISAzo13 family transposase: protein MMQPYPLEIEQAMKKYYATLSEKDRRRYAAVEALKLGHGGQSYIAELLGCSEKTVSRGVEELAELPAQPPDEPWLRKPGGGRRRYDEVHPDLDRQFLEVLKEHTAGDPMDERVVWTDLTPPEIAGLLEKHHQVRVSKSVVRKLLKKHKYRRRQAQKKQTLKSVAHRDEQFTKIAELKAEFQAAGNPIISFDTKKKEYVGNFYRDGHLYTLEELHAYDHDFKSEADGIIIPHGIYDLQRNFGYLHLGTSKDTSEFACDCIRSWWYQHGRAAYPQATALLGLCDGGGSNHVHHYIFKEDLQKLAEELGIEIRIAHYPPYCSKYNPIEHRLFPHVTRACQGVIFSSVALVKELMEKTRTNKGLKVVVKIIDKVYRTGRKVAEDFKLNMRIIFDTVLPQWNYRALPNQTVV, encoded by the coding sequence ATGATGCAACCCTATCCTCTTGAGATTGAACAAGCGATGAAGAAGTATTACGCCACGCTCTCCGAAAAAGATCGCCGTCGCTATGCGGCGGTTGAGGCTCTGAAACTGGGGCACGGCGGGCAGAGCTACATCGCTGAGTTGCTGGGCTGTAGTGAAAAGACGGTGAGCCGAGGCGTGGAGGAGTTGGCCGAGCTGCCAGCACAGCCTCCTGATGAACCCTGGCTCCGAAAACCAGGGGGCGGGCGCAGGCGCTATGACGAGGTGCATCCGGACCTTGACCGTCAATTTCTGGAAGTCTTGAAAGAGCACACCGCGGGCGACCCCATGGACGAGCGGGTGGTGTGGACGGACTTGACCCCGCCGGAAATTGCCGGATTGCTGGAGAAGCATCATCAAGTGCGGGTGAGCAAGAGCGTGGTGCGTAAACTGCTCAAGAAGCATAAGTATCGTCGTCGCCAAGCGCAAAAGAAACAGACGCTGAAATCGGTCGCTCACCGTGATGAGCAATTTACCAAGATTGCGGAGTTGAAAGCCGAATTTCAGGCTGCCGGCAACCCGATTATTAGCTTCGATACCAAGAAGAAGGAGTATGTGGGCAACTTCTACCGCGACGGTCATTTGTATACCTTGGAAGAACTCCATGCCTATGACCACGACTTCAAAAGTGAGGCGGACGGGATCATCATTCCGCATGGGATTTATGATTTGCAGCGCAACTTCGGTTATCTCCATCTGGGCACTAGCAAGGACACCAGCGAATTTGCTTGTGATTGTATCCGCTCTTGGTGGTATCAGCATGGACGGGCGGCCTATCCCCAAGCCACCGCCCTCTTAGGCTTGTGTGATGGCGGGGGCAGCAATCATGTTCACCATTACATCTTCAAGGAAGACTTGCAAAAATTGGCCGAGGAGCTTGGAATTGAAATCCGCATTGCTCACTATCCGCCCTACTGTTCCAAGTACAACCCGATTGAGCACCGGTTGTTTCCGCATGTCACCCGCGCCTGCCAGGGCGTGATTTTTTCCAGCGTCGCCTTGGTCAAAGAACTGATGGAAAAGACCAGAACCAACAAAGGCTTGAAAGTCGTCGTCAAAATCATTGACAAAGTCTATCGAACTGGACGCAAAGT